The Oncorhynchus tshawytscha isolate Ot180627B linkage group LG20, Otsh_v2.0, whole genome shotgun sequence genome has a window encoding:
- the ccn1l1 gene encoding cellular communication network factor 1, like 1 translates to MKITFSSWTMMRQASISSVVFLSCTVMLVQGGCPRQCSCPTSPPSCPPGVSWVTDSCGCCKVCARQYNQDCSPSQPCDHIKGLHCHLGSGGDPETGLCRAEAMGRPCELNGRVYQHGEDFQPSCQHQCSCMDGVVGCMPLCPHQVPLPGWHCSRPRLARLPGRCCEEWLCDDDNHIKEDSREVDHAPPPSPPQHPDLASNELLMAPTPWDSSAGASYQEWISSPQSHVLLPSTCFLQTTDWSPCSATCGMGVSSRVTSSNAECRLARETRLCQIRQCDLALTPSPKKGKKCQRTIRPRKPVRIKFTGCSTARQYRPRSCGLCTDGSCCTPSLTRTVNLHFRCPGGRQHFTRNVMWIQRCRCSQSCQSQGLASPGSLSLPNDIHTFSH, encoded by the exons ATGAAAATCACGTTTTCTTCGTGGACAATGATGCGACAAGCAAGCATCTCCTCGGTGGTATTTCTATCTTGCACTGTCATGCTG GTGCAGGGTGGATGCCCGCGACAATGCTCGTGCCCCACCTCACCGCCCTCATGCCCACCAGGTGTCAGCTGGGTGACAGACTCCTGCGGCTGCTGTAAGGTGTGTGCCAGGCAGTACAACCAGGACTGCAGCCCTAGCCAGCCCTGTGACCACATCAAGGGCCTGCACTGCCACCTAGGGTCTGGAGGAGACccggagacaggactgtgtcgag CTGAGGCCATGGGTCGTCCCTGTGAGCTGAACGGCCGGGTCTACCAACACGGGGAGGACTTCCAGCCCAGCTGCCAGCACCAGTGCAGCTGTATGGACGGCGTGGTGGGCTGCATGCCCCTGTGCCCACACCAGGTACCACTACCAGGTTGGCACTGCTCCCGGCCCCGGCTGGCCAGGCTGCCAGGACGCTGCTGCGAGGAGTGGCTTTGTGAtgatgacaaccatatcaaggaGGACTCCAGAGAGGTTGACCACGCTCCACCTCCTTCCCCACCCCAGCACCCTGACCTTGCCAGCAATGAGCTGCTCATGGCTCCCACCCCCTGGGACTCAAGTGCTGGAGCGTCATATCAAG AGTGGATCTCCTCCCCCCAGTCCCATGTCTTACTTCCCTCAACCTGCTTCCTGCAAACCACTGATTGGTCGCCTTGCTCAGCCACGTGTGGGATGGGTGTGTCCAGCCGAGTAACCAGTAGCAACGCTGAGTGTCGGTTGGCCAGAGAGACACGACTGTGCCAGATCCGGCAGTGTGATCTTGCCCTCACCCCTTCTCCCAAG AAAGGGAAGAAGTGCCAACGCACAATACGTCCTCGCAAACCTGTCCGGATCAAGTTCACCGGCTGCTCTACAGCGCGCCAGTATCGTCCTCGTTCCTGTGGCTTGTGTACCGACGGCAGCTGCTGCACTCCTTCTCTGACGCGCACGGTGAACCTTCACTTCCGCTGTCCTGGAGGCAGGCAGCACTTTACCCGTAACGTCATGTGGATCCAGCGTTGCCgctgcagccagagctgccaaaGTCAAGGGCTTGCCTCCCCGGGCTCTCTCAGTCTGCCTAATGACATCCATACCTTCTCCCACTGA